A window of Trueperaceae bacterium genomic DNA:
GGGCAGGCCGCCCACGCCCAACGCCAGGTCCACCGACAGGCTGCCGGTGCTGATCACCCCCGCGCCCAGCACCTGCGCGGGCTCCGCCCCCAGACGCATGATCGCGCCCTTACCGAACTGCCTCTCGATCTGAGAGACGGCCATGTTGAGAGCCTGCGCCTTGTCCTTGTCCACGACGTGACCTCCGCCCCTTGAGCGACTCTCGGGCCGCCTCAAAGTTACCTAAAATAATAAGGGTCGAGGGCCGTAGGGCGCAACGGCATCTGGACGAGGACCGGCCGGCCGGCGCCTAGCCCCGGTGGGTCGAGCGCCGGTCCGCGGCGGGCCCGGCGGGCGTCCCGGCTCGCGGCGAGCTTGCTCGCCGCGCAGGCCCCCGCTAGGTCAGCAGCGCCTCGCGCACGGCGGCCAGGACCCGCGCGGCGTCGGGCCTGTAGTGGTGCTCCACCGAGGTGAAGGGCGGGTAGGGGGCGTCCCAGCCGGCCACGCGCGCCACCGGCGCCAGCAGGTGGAAGAGCGCGCCCTCGGCGATGCGCGCGGCGACCTCCGCCCCGAACCCCCCGGTGCGGGCGGCCTCGTGGACCACCACGGCGCGTCCGGTCTTGCGCACCGAGGCCAGCACGGTCTCCTCGTCGAGAGGCACCAGCGTCTCGAGGTCGACGACCTCGAGCTCCACGCCCTCGCGCGCGGCGACGTCGGCCGCCTGCAGGCAGACCTCGACCATGCCGCCCCAGCACACGAGAGTGAGCGCGTCGCCCTCGCGCGCCACGCGCGCCCTGCCCAGCTCGAGGCGGTACGGTTCGGCCGGCACGGCCTCGCGGCTCGAGCGGTAGAGCTTGATCGCCTCGAGGAAGAACACGGGGTCGGGGTCGTCGATCGCGGCGAGCAGCAGCCCCTTGGCCCTGGCGGGCGACGACGGCACGACGACCTTCACGCCGGGCGCGTGGGCGAGCAGCGCCTCGGGGGAGTCGGCGTGCTGCTCCGGCGTGTGCACGCCGCCGCCGTAGGCCGCGCGCACGACGAGGGGCACCGTGTAGCGCCCCCGCGTCCTGTGCCGGTAGCGGCCGACGTGCGAGAGGACCTGGTCGAGCGCCGGGTAGAGGAAGCCGGCGAACTGCACCTCGGCCACGGGACGCATGCCCGCCAGCGCCAGGCCGACGGCGTAGCCGACGATGCCGGACTCGGCCAGGGGCGTGTCGTACACGCGCTCCGCGCCGTGCTTGGCCTGCAGGCCGTCGGTGGCCCTGAACACGCCGCCCATGACGCCGACGTCCTCGCCGAACACCACCACGCGCTCGTCCTGGGCCAGGGCCTGGTCGAGCGCCTGGTTGATGGCCTGGACCATCGTCAGGTGGGCGGTCGCGGCCCCCGTCGCCACGCCCTCAGCCGCCACGCAGGGCCTCCCACGCCCGCCGCTGGTCGGGTCCCGGCTCGGCGTACACCTGCTCGACTATCGACTCGGGCGTCGGCTCCGGCGCCGCGTCGGCCTCGGCTACCGCGGCGTCGAACTCGGCCCTCAGCTCCTCGACCAGCGCCTCCTCCCGCTCCTCTGACCAGGCGCCGCGGGCCTCGAGCAGCGCGCGCAGGCGCGCGACCGGCTCGGCCCGCTCCCGCTCGCCCGCCTCGGCCTCGTCGCGGTAGCGGCTGGGGTCGTCGCTGGTCGTGTGCGGCGCGAGGCGGTAGGTCACGGCCTCGACCAGCGTGGGCCCCTCGCCGGCGCGTGCCCTGTCCACGGCCTGACGCACGACGTCCCACACGGCCACGAGGTCGTTGCCGTCGACCCTAACGCCGGCGATGCCGTAGCCGGGCGCGCGGTCGGCGATGCGCGTGTTGCGCATCTGCCGCTCGGTGGGCACGCTGATCGCCCAGCCGTTGTTCTGCACGACGAAGACGACCGGGGCCGAGAACACGGAAGCGAAGTTCAGCGCCTCGTGGGCGTCGCCCTCCGAGGTGCCGCCGTCCCCGACGAACGCGAGCACGACCCACGGCTCGCCCCGCAGACGGCCGGCGTGCGCGACGCCCACGGCGTGCGGGAGCTGCGTGGCGATGGGCACGTAGAAGGGCAGGACGCGCACGCCCTCGGGGAACGACCAGCCCGCCGGGTGGGCGCGCCAGTAGAGCAGCGCGGTGGCGAGCGGGAGGCCGTGCGTGATGGCCGCGGCGGTGTCGCGGTAGGTGGGGACGAGCCAGTCGCTCGGCCCGAGAGCCAGCGCCGCGCCCACCTGGGCCGCCTCCTGCCCGCGGAAGAGCGGGTAGACGCCCAGCCGCCCCTGGCGCTGCAGGGTCACGGCCCTCTCGTCGAAGAGCCGGGCGCGGCGCATCGCGCGGTAGCCGCGTAGGAGCTCGGCCTCGCCGAACGGCAGCTCCGCCAGCGGACGGCCGTCCTCGCTGACGTACCTGACGGTTCCTTCCATGGTCCTCCTGTGCCGTCCATCCTATGACAATCCCCTGCTAACGAACGCTCGTTCGTGTAGGATCGGCGCATGAGCAGACCGGCCCTGCGCGCCGGCCGCCGCGAGGAGATCCTGCAGGCGGCGGGCGAGCTCTTCGGCGAGCGCGGCTACCACGCGATCGGCATGCGCGAGCTGGCCCAGGCGCTCGAGCTGAAGGGCAGCAGCCTCTACGCGCACATCGCGTCGAAGGAGGACCTGCTGTGGGAGATCGTCGACCGCGCCGCCGACGCCTTCGTGCGCGAGGCCGACGCGGTCCCCGACGACCTTCCGCCCGACGAGCGCCTGCGGCGGCTGATCGCCGGGCACCTGCGGGTGATCACCGCCGAGCTCGACCACGCCGCGGTCTTCTTCCAGGACTGGGTGCACCTCTCCGACGAGCGCCGCGAGCTCATGGTGGCGCGCCGCGACGCCTACCAGGAGCGCTTCCGCCGCGCGATCGCCGACGGCGTGCGCGAGGGCGTGTTCAGGGCGGCCGACGTCGACCTGGCCACGCTGGTCGTGCTGTCGGCGCTGAACTTCGTCTACCAGTGGTACGACCCGTCCGGCCGGCTCGCGGGGGACGAGCTGGCGGAGGGCTACGCCGAGCTGCTGCTGGGCGGCCTGCTGGCGCGAGGCGGCGGCGGGGCTGCCGCCGCGCCGGCGCGGGCCGCGCGGGAGGGGAGTGAGCCGTGAGTCCTGAAGCCGAGGTGAGCCAGGCGGACGACCCGCGCCTGGCGCGTTTCGAGGCGCGCATCGCGGCCGGCGAGAAGATCGAGCCGGGCGACTGGATGCCCGACGAGTACCGCAGGCAGCTCATCAGGATGATCTCGCAGCACGCGCACAGCGAGGTCGTGGGGATGCTGCCGGAGGGCGCCTGGATCACCCGCGCCCCCACCTTGCGCCGCAAGCTCATCCTCATCGCGAAGGTCCAGGACGAGGGCGGGCACGGGCAGTACCTCTACCACGCCGCCGAGACGCTGGGCATCACGCGCGAGGAGATGGAGGCCGCCCTCCTGGAGGGCCGGGCGAAGTACTCGAGCGTCTTCAACTACCCCACCCTCACCTGGGCCGACGTGGGCATGATCGGCTGGCTGGTCGACGGCGCCGCGATC
This region includes:
- a CDS encoding DNA recombination/repair protein RecA yields the protein MAVSQIERQFGKGAIMRLGAEPAQVLGAGVISTGSLSVDLALGVGGLP
- a CDS encoding alpha-ketoacid dehydrogenase subunit beta, which gives rise to MAAEGVATGAATAHLTMVQAINQALDQALAQDERVVVFGEDVGVMGGVFRATDGLQAKHGAERVYDTPLAESGIVGYAVGLALAGMRPVAEVQFAGFLYPALDQVLSHVGRYRHRTRGRYTVPLVVRAAYGGGVHTPEQHADSPEALLAHAPGVKVVVPSSPARAKGLLLAAIDDPDPVFFLEAIKLYRSSREAVPAEPYRLELGRARVAREGDALTLVCWGGMVEVCLQAADVAAREGVELEVVDLETLVPLDEETVLASVRKTGRAVVVHEAARTGGFGAEVAARIAEGALFHLLAPVARVAGWDAPYPPFTSVEHHYRPDAARVLAAVREALLT
- the pdhA gene encoding pyruvate dehydrogenase (acetyl-transferring) E1 component subunit alpha, whose amino-acid sequence is MEGTVRYVSEDGRPLAELPFGEAELLRGYRAMRRARLFDERAVTLQRQGRLGVYPLFRGQEAAQVGAALALGPSDWLVPTYRDTAAAITHGLPLATALLYWRAHPAGWSFPEGVRVLPFYVPIATQLPHAVGVAHAGRLRGEPWVVLAFVGDGGTSEGDAHEALNFASVFSAPVVFVVQNNGWAISVPTERQMRNTRIADRAPGYGIAGVRVDGNDLVAVWDVVRQAVDRARAGEGPTLVEAVTYRLAPHTTSDDPSRYRDEAEAGERERAEPVARLRALLEARGAWSEEREEALVEELRAEFDAAVAEADAAPEPTPESIVEQVYAEPGPDQRRAWEALRGG
- a CDS encoding TetR/AcrR family transcriptional regulator: MSRPALRAGRREEILQAAGELFGERGYHAIGMRELAQALELKGSSLYAHIASKEDLLWEIVDRAADAFVREADAVPDDLPPDERLRRLIAGHLRVITAELDHAAVFFQDWVHLSDERRELMVARRDAYQERFRRAIADGVREGVFRAADVDLATLVVLSALNFVYQWYDPSGRLAGDELAEGYAELLLGGLLARGGGGAAAAPARAAREGSEP